CTTTCGAACATCAGCTGACAAAAGAACAGGGTTGGCATATTTTGGAAGAGCATCCTGCTGCTGTTTTTTCTCTCTATACCAAGCCTCAGCTTCGACACACTCATTCAAGACCTAGGAATTGCAAGAGAAACATAAGCATCAAACCACATTCTCAGGAACAAGATAGGCGAGCATATGATGATGAAAAGGCAAATAGCAAGATCAAGCACACCCATGCATACCTTCTGCTTCTCTGCTAAATCAATGTGATCAAACTTGGGATCACTTGACACTGCCGCCTCTCTATAACTATTTATGcaataaataaattgatcaaTCACAGGACCCCTCTCCGTGTGCTCTTTGTAGCGTTGCTCAATCGGGTCACCTTGCTGCAGATCCACACTAAATCAGCTCTATGTATGCCAAACTAGCAAAAAAGGAAATGCTAGAAACACCGACCTTTTTAAGCTCCTCAAGCTTGGCGATGTAAACACCCTTAGTTTCATCCTCTCCATCTTCATACAACCAATCTTCCACTTCTTGAAGTACAACCATAAATTGTTCTCTTTCTGAATCAGTTACGAACTCTTGATATTTATCTGAAAGCTGGATATATAAAGAAGAAAGTTGTCAGTGACATAACAAAATGTTTTCATACAACCACCATAAAAAGCCAACTGATACCTTATTCCTCATGTCGTAAACATAGGACTCAACAGCATTCTTTTTGTCCTTTGTCTCTTCCATAACACGGTCCTGAAGAGccatttcaaattctttctcAACAGCCTTCTGAACATCAGCAGCTGCCATTGCACCATAAACAATCTCAGTCACTTGTACCGATGTCTTCTTGACCTTCTTCTTAGGGGCTTCGACCtgaaagaaaatgaacacaATAAATGCTAAGCTTTACCGACATCTTTGAGCTAAACACACTGAAACAGAAGAAGAATTCTAACTATAACCCCAACATTAATTAAGCAAGAAAAGCACTACACTAATGACGAATTAAAATATTGGTGAATTCATAAGTTCCCTGCATTTCATGCATAAATCAAATCCTGACAATTTGAACAGATGCCATAGGTTGATCTTATAACAATCAAGTATGATTGATAGAGAAACATAAACTAGCTCAAGCAGTAATTAAAAGACGTGAATGCGAGATGTTACCTTAGCATCTGACTCCATCTGGACAGGTTCATCTCCAGATTCTGGAACACCATTCTCAGCCCCTGAAGCAGCTGCAGTTCCTTTAGCATCTTCCATATTCACATCACTTTCCGATGTAGTTGAAGGAGCAGCATCAGCTGAAGCTTCATCTGTTTCCATTCTGGCAGGTCCCTTAGCTGTCTCTTTCACAACTGGGACATCtacctcttcttcttctaagaGCTATATTACAGAAAAAGCCATAAGATTAGATGATATTCTTTCGATTTAGAAAAAAACAAGAACGAGAAAGCCACAAATCTCTGGACTTACAGTTGCGGACTCAACCGAGACAATACCATGCAGGGTTAGGCGTACTTTAACTTTCAGTTTGGCCCTTTCACCCTTTGAAGATTGGAATGGTCCAATCTGTCAAAAAGACCAAACAAAATCCAAGTCAGCCAAGGACTCGCCTGAAACTAGAGGACCTATTATCCtctaaattttagaaaaaaaaccaTAGACACTAATTAAtgattgaaaatcataaataccGTGTAAGTACTGATCTTTGCTGGCGCCTGCAGTTCACTGACATCAGCATACTGTACATCTGTTGTAAATGTGCCAGATCTGTAGAATGTCAGAGCTTTCACACTGGGTATGGGATTCCCTTTGGGGAAAACAATTGTGCTCTGATGATTCTCTCCATTTTGTGCATCAGGTGAAGGCCCCTTCCATGATAATGCAATTGAGAAAGGGAAGCTCTCATTGACCTACAATCAGCCAATTATAACTCTTAGTACTTCTTACACTCATAAATCACCATAATTTCTTTCTGCTGGGAACTTTGATGTGTAATTAGTAAATAATCTTTTAGTAAAGGTTGATAGTGTAGCATTTGCTTCAACAAAGATCTTCGTAGTTCTATGATAAATTATCCATTTCCTTCATCCTTCAAAACGACAATTTCTTCTATCTCCAATTTGTTATTCATATAACCATAATGGGTCATACTCAAACCACTAAATGAAACAAAGGAAAAATCGAAagcatttttcttaatttatcttCACATATTAAATTAGTGCCTACTTAAATAATAAGAACTAAGGATTATCAACAACATTGCAACACGTAATGAAATTGAAATCCCTCAATCCAAGATAACTATACAACAATATATCAGTCAAGAGAATGCAAGGTTGACAAACTGTTACCTTGAATTCTCGCACTTTAAAAGTAGGGCTGAGAATAGCGCATTGCAGTGCAGCACCTTTGGCCACACATTCACTAGCATTCATGGTGCGCCTTGGTTCCTTACCGAAGAACTCCGTCAAAATCCTCATAATTGCGGGCACACGAGAGCTTGACCCAACAACCTCAACTGCATGAATGTTCTCAGTAGTAAGCCCAGCTTCAGCAAGAGCTTTCTCCAGTGGTTTCTTCACTCTCTCCAGTATAGGGATGCTAATTTGCTCAAACTCATCCCTCTTGATAAACCCTCTGACATCCTTCTCATCCATTAAACACTCTATATTCAAAGGTGCCTCAGGGTTTGCACTGAGAACCTTTTTCAACTTTTCACAAGCAGCTCGAAGTCTAATGCATGCCTTAGCATTTTGGAGAACATCAATTTTGTATTCCTCCTTGAACTTTGCAGCAAAATGCTGGAAAAGAGCCTCATCAAAATCCCTCCCACCAAGATTTCTGTCAAATGAATGAGCCAATATCTTCAATTGGCCTTTCTTGAAGCCAGCAATACAAACTTGCAAGCTTGCGTGCCCAACATCCACAAAAGCAACATTCAATTGGTCATTTTCAGGTAAATCCGTCTTGTAAATACCATATGCTAATGCAGTAGCTGTTGTCTCGTGAATTAGATGCAAAGGATGCAAGCCAGCAATGGTGGCTGCGTCCATTACAGCTCTCCTCTGAAGATCAGTGAAATAAACTGGGATTCCAATGCAACAATCAACTACTGCTGCATTGAGATTCTTCTCTGCTATAGTCTTCAGATCCGAAAACACCATTCCAACAACCTGGGTAGGGGTAAAAGTTCTCATTTCCCCCAAATAGCGTGCTTGGATCAGGGGATATCCATCGGGCCCTTCAGTTACTAAGAAGGGCAGTGCCTTAAGATCTCTTTGCAGCTCAGGATCTGAAAATTGTCGCCCTATTAGCCTCTTTATCTGCGAAATGGTGTTCTTTGGGTTCATCATGCTTGACGCTGCACCAGCAGTACCAAGAAATCGTTGCTTCTCTCCAAAGCAGACGATAGCTGGAGTTTCCCTTTTTGATTCGTCATTAAGTACAACATCAATTCCTCGCTGCCTAGCAACCGCAACAACGCCACTTTCATTGCCGAAGTCAAAACCAACCACACTCATCCTTGCTGACTTCGGTCACTCAATATCTAACAGCACAAGCACGATAAAGTCCCTGGACAACATCAAAAGAAGTATATAATCAACTAAACACCAGCATCCGATGTATCACATTAAGaagctacaacaacaacaaacctaGTGTAATCCTACAAGCGGGGTCGGAGAAGGTAAGTGTGTATGCAGACCATACCCCTGCCATGTGAAGGTAGAGAGGTTTTCCATGGATCCTCGGCTCAGGtataaaatatatcattaaCAAAAGGAAATAACAAAGTGAAGAAGTCAAAATAATGATAACTGAAAGAAGGGAACATCAAGTAATAATGAAATCATTGACGAATAGAACCATCGACAAATAAGATAGTAGGAGAGTAATAATAACAGTACTGACAAGGGAGACTAGACAACGCTCGACTATGTACTAACCTTCTACCCTAATCCTGATCCCATATGCCCCTTTCTAGGGAGCATGTCCTCGATAAGTTGCAGGTGCGTCATGGAAGAAGCGATGGGTTTTAAATTGTAGCAACCAAGAGCGACATCATAAAAtgattgatttttcttttataagcTAAGAAAGAGGCTCCCTCGTGGAGGGGCTACCCTACCCAGTAATGATGGATTCACAGAATAGAGCAAAGAAGTTCATTTTTCCATTTATGATTAGAGAGAGAAAACATAACCTGGCCTAACGTATTTAATAATCTCCAGACACGTCATTTAAAAAGTCAACAATCAAACCGACGTGGACTCCAAGTTCAAAGATGGtatcttttttctaatttacCCAATATCCAAAGCTCCAAGTATCCAAATTTTATCCAACTTCCCGCCAAGGAAATTTTCATGCATGAATCTCATGCACGTATTGATAAGACAGGAAAAGATAGTAATGCATCAACGAGAACTGAATCTTTTTTAATCTACTATCTCCCAATACACAAAATCGCCCAAAATTCACCCTATATCAATAAAACAGGGCTCTACATTGCCTCGTATAAACTAAACCAAACACATTTCCTTCCAATAATAAAAACTCAAACCAAACACTGATCCAAGAAAACCATTAGCTTGCTCTATTCTCCCACCCCCATCCCTCCCTAAGTGAATCTCTAATCTTAAGAATTGATCTGATTGAGGACTAACCAAAGACTTATCTACCTAGTAGATTACAACAGCACCCAATCTAGTCTACAGGATTTCCCATCCGCCCCAATTATCAATCTAAAATCCACTCAGTTTCTtcatttaattatcattttttctcatttGTCACATCAACCAACAATGCAGGAACGATAATCTACTAATCATCAACCTATACAACAGTCTATATCAACAAAACATACAACAGATTCAGTTTACACCTAACAAAACATGCAATTCACAATGAGAACTCTAAACATCACCAAATCTAAATCAAATCATAGATCTACAAAAGAGTTTTGTGATTTAAACAATACCTTGAAGAGAAAGATATCTGTTCCACGGACTCCGGCTGTGTACGATTGATCTTTTTCCTGAAGGAACCAAACGGAGGATACTGATAAAACGGAAGGGTTTAAAGAAGAAGGGTTCACAGTTTTatacttgaaaaaataaaaaatgagtcttttttgttgttctctcttttttttcttttgactatATGGAGGAGGGGGCCGTCGGGGAGGTTCGAGTGGTGCTAGATGCTTCTAGAAACATCTTCTACAACAATTAGGTCATGTTTTTGACAATTCTTTGTTGTATCAAGTTGGTATGGGCCTTGTGTCTAAGTGGGGGGAAAATGCACAAATTGTTTATAGAAAATTTCTTTAACGATCTATTTCTTGAACAAAAATGGCACAGGGTATCATCCATTTAAATATTGGAAATGTTTTTGGGATATGATCGGGTATTTTTGGATCTCTGTCTGTTCTACTATGGTGAATTGTGTGTGTGAACCGtttcatttgaaaattttagataTTAGAGAGGGAACacttttatttagttaattatgtattaaaagctagtatgttgttgttgagttaGAATACATTAGTCATTTGAATAATTGATTGAAAAGGAATTTGGAAGAAGGTCAAGCACTctatcttatttattttgatttcgATAAGCTACAaacacaaaaatagaaaaaaatgaacttagtGTTTGACTTGATTTTGCTTGACTTTTGATTTAGAGGGTAAAAATAAGGTGAATCTGGAGCTTAAGTAACTCATTGAGAACGCTTTTTAAAGAGATTACGTGGCACGATTAGGTCAATAAATTCTTCTGGAATAAGTGTTAAGTTGTTTGTGAATCTTTTGTactgttttatttaatgtttgtaCAATTACTCTTTTACCTGCAAAATGTACTTTTttatcatgatacatcttttttttttagtttttgtatttttcattttaatgatTCTCTTATCCACTTTTTAACTCTCTTTCCTTTaatcttttataattttgaaaatctatTACTTATAATATATCTTAGGTTTTTAGCTATCTTTATATCCATATTTAATATAGTGTATCTGTTATATGGTTTGTAGAATTTTACACAGTAACTAATATGTAGGGTTTTGAAGTAATTTGGTGATTTTCAGAAGACATTTATGAAAATCGATTGAGGTTaagaatttctattttttttaaaaaaaaaaattatgaaaattactTCTACTCATGTTGTCAATGTCTCGAATTCTGGAGAATCACTATAAATAAAGTTATATGCCCCACATTCATTTATTCTCCTTAAGATCTCCTTTTGGATTCAAAATCTCTCAAAGTCGTTCGATAAAAAAATCACGtttataaaaattcatttttgtttgtgttttcAAAGAATAATAATCAACTTTTTACATAATACTTCAACACCAAGAATAGTGATTTTAATGGAGAAGAAAAGTATCATGTATACACTTATATATATTGTGAAGTGCCATAGTAGTTTGCGAATGGATATACATTCAGACACAAAATTTGCAGTGATATACATCATGTAatgatatatatacatgtgaataTACGTATTGTGGACTATAcaccaaattttcaaatatgcaTATTGTAAAGAATTAATATCAATCGAATcatcgttaattaattaattttatatatatataNNNNNNNNNNNNNNNNNNNNNNNNNNNNNNNNNNNNNNNNNNNNNNNNNNNNNNNNNNNNNNNNNNNNNNNNNNNNNNNNNNNNNNNNNNNNNNNNNNNNNNNNNNNNNNNNNNNNNNNNNNNNNNNNNNNNNNNNNNNNNNNNNNNNNNNNNNNNNNNNNNNNNNNNNNNNNNNNNNNNNNNNNNNNNNNNNNNNNNNNNNNNNNNNNNNNNNNNNNNNNNNNNNNNNNNNNNNNNNNNNNNNNNNNNNNNNNNNNNNNNNNNNNNNNNNNNNNNNNNNNNNNNNNNNNNNNNNNNNNNNNNNNNNNNNNNNNNNNNNNNNNNNNNNNNNNNNNNNNNNNNNNNNNNNNNNNNNNNNNNNNNNNNNNNNNNNNNTTTAAAAGAAGAACGTATACAATGATGTATACAATATGGTGGCTACATAGAGTAAACAATGTATATACAATCCTAGTATACATTATGAAATTGGACGgggaataataataatttgtaaGCAACTATGTTGAAAGAAGTTTAAGCGGGTATATGTTCTAAAATTTAATAGAGGAAGAAGAACATTTTGTGATTTAatgattaaaaagaattttgagtgAGTAAACATTCTACAATTTGTTAGATaagaagaatattttaaaagaaattctacactttgcaaatgaattagtatttataatacaattaatttttagttatgtAATTGAATATATTAGTATAGTGTTTAGCCAATAATATCTAAAATGAGTTATATagaaattatgaataaaaatatgaagttaGAGACAGACTTTTATTGAATCGGAAGATATTTAAAATCGTAAATCATATATTAGACAAtgaactttttttatttgtattaggATAGATTAtctattcaaagaaaaaaatagaaatttaataagtgttttaattattagtttataatAAAAGTTGTCACATCATTTAAATCTCACGAAGAAATACAAAAATTCGGTGAATATGAGCACTAACACCAATTAGGTAAGGTAAATTAACTTTTGGTAGAATAAAGAAGAAGActtttgataattaattaacttaaattaatttaaatgactATTGATAAAGAAATGAATCTTTATCCTAGTTTAAATTACAATCTATTTCTTAAAAggttataattataaaaattcttcAAAACGGGTATAAGAATATAAATGTTAATACAATAATTTAATGCGCGAGATATATTTATCGTTAAGTaatatacattacattttatacata
This portion of the Solanum pennellii chromosome 12, SPENNV200 genome encodes:
- the LOC107007155 gene encoding heat shock 70 kDa protein 15-like; its protein translation is MSVVGFDFGNESGVVAVARQRGIDVVLNDESKRETPAIVCFGEKQRFLGTAGAASSMMNPKNTISQIKRLIGRQFSDPELQRDLKALPFLVTEGPDGYPLIQARYLGEMRTFTPTQVVGMVFSDLKTIAEKNLNAAVVDCCIGIPVYFTDLQRRAVMDAATIAGLHPLHLIHETTATALAYGIYKTDLPENDQLNVAFVDVGHASLQVCIAGFKKGQLKILAHSFDRNLGGRDFDEALFQHFAAKFKEEYKIDVLQNAKACIRLRAACEKLKKVLSANPEAPLNIECLMDEKDVRGFIKRDEFEQISIPILERVKKPLEKALAEAGLTTENIHAVEVVGSSSRVPAIMRILTEFFGKEPRRTMNASECVAKGAALQCAILSPTFKVREFKVNESFPFSIALSWKGPSPDAQNGENHQSTIVFPKGNPIPSVKALTFYRSGTFTTDVQYADVSELQAPAKISTYTIGPFQSSKGERAKLKVKVRLTLHGIVSVESATLLEEEEVDVPVVKETAKGPARMETDEASADAAPSTTSESDVNMEDAKGTAAASGAENGVPESGDEPVQMESDAKVEAPKKKVKKTSVQVTEIVYGAMAAADVQKAVEKEFEMALQDRVMEETKDKKNAVESYVYDMRNKLSDKYQEFVTDSEREQFMVVLQEVEDWLYEDGEDETKGVYIAKLEELKKQGDPIEQRYKEHTERGPVIDQFIYCINSYREAAVSSDPKFDHIDLAEKQKVLNECVEAEAWYREKKQQQDALPKYANPVLLSADVRKKAEALDRVCRPIMTKPKPAKPATPETPSPQSSQGGEQQPQGAASPNATEGDSADSGAPPAGEPMETDKSETVPSAS